ttatccttttttttttttcgggtaAAGGGAAGCAGCTACATTTCTactcaaaaaattttagatcTTAGTAGCAATAGTATCACTCAACTTTTTTACATAgtcaaaaacaaaatgtaCCTTGACAATGAACCGTCTAATTGTCACCCTCTTAGTTTGTCCAATACGATGAATACGCATAACAGCTTGCTCCTCCACAGCCGGATTCCACCATGGATCCTACAACAGATGCAAAATATTGGTACATCAAAATTATATACCCAGGTTGTTAAATCGAAACATGTTGAGCATGGAAATAGAATggcaaaaagtaaaaaaaaagacacagGTGTGTTCCTTGGCCCCTCCATAAACATACCATTAAGAACATACAGGCACTCATTCCTCAAGCAATATATACTTTTAGTACATGAGAAGATAATGTTCCAAACAAGTTCTCAACTAAATTTCTTGAAATGAAATGAGTGTTATTTCTAAATCCCCCCCacccccaacaaaaaaaactcaaacttGTCAAAGCAAAACTCACTCCTTCAATGATTTCAAATACAGAAACAttacatttcaaaaaaattacagataCATTATCATAGAACACAACAGAAAATCTAAGTATATATTGCTTGAGAACTGAATGCCTAATCAAAAACTGGAGATCTGTCATCAAGCCAAAATTCTACCCACTGTGAAGTGAGTTAgactaaaagaaaagaaacttggACAAAAAGAAAGGAAGTGGCTTAGACAAATCTTTTTTGTTGATATTGTCAGGCAAAAATAGTCCAGATTAGAAAGTGGTAATTGTAATGTAGCACTCACCAAGACAAAAGCATTGGAAGCTGCTGTTAGGTTAATTCCCACACCACCAGCCTTTAATGACATAAGCAATACCTAAAGTTCCAAGCTCCAAGATCAAATGATTAATTCAATCCATCAACCAAACTGAAAAAATCCTTCAAAAAAGAAGAGTCGCTAACCATGATGTTGTTATCTTCTGAAAATTGTTTTAGTACTTTTTCTCGTTGTTGCTGATTTAGAGTTCCATCCAGGCGAAGAAATGGAATGTTATTCCTGAacagaaaatgataattaCATTGATAATAAACgaatattaataacaaaataaaaacattaaaatttttatattcgtctagggcaaaatgaaaacaaatacGTACAACTACAAAAGATAGAAGGCGTGCTAAAAGTACTATCCCACGCTGAAGTGCACACATTCACTAAAATCAAAGAATCATGTTACAATGACAGTGGTAAGCAGAAGCAGAGCAACAGGGTGGTCAGAGGGGCTTCAAATTTAGCCAtcaaaatgttgtttttattgttttggcCCTTTAAGAGTTGCTTTATACAGCATGGCACCCTGGAGTTGCTGAGTTCTAGCTCCGCCTCAGTCCACAAGTAtacaaaagaaagtaaaagcATTCCATTGTAAAAAGACCAAAGCTTCCCATTAAGgggaaatgaagaagaaaatgcgATGCACAAGCATCTTTAGTATGACTAACAAATTAAGtgtgttaaatattaaattctgcTGATTCTTTAGATCCTACATAGCTAGATTAGCCTCTAAATGATGAAACTGGAAAAGCAGGAACCCAGATGTACCACAAGTTGGGACAATATTTCTATAAGGTACCCACAGATTTTAAGGTTTTGCAAAAAGCATATACAAATTTTTAAGTCTTTTGCACAGAAGAATTATCATAGTATGCTCACAAATATTCTCCTCCAAAATTAAGTCACTAAATATATTTACCGAGAAAGAGGGATTTGTAAGAGGTCCAAAAAGGCAGTCCACTGGCTAAATAAAATGCTCTTGGAACCTGATAAGCATAAATTTTCCAGTTCTTTCAAGAGAACAGCAATTTTAGTAGATTCCACCCAGTTCTTCTCAATATCAACTTGGAACCGACTACCAGTTGGGGCCGTAATAAGATCTTGCCTACTGATGGTCTTCCTGAAACAAGGTGAAAACATAATACCTGAGTTTTGTATGACCATTAAGTTTCATTGTAAAAAAATCCCACAAATAACTAAATGCAAgttttaatatgaaaatgagaaaaataggAGAAAATTAGAACACTAAAATACTTGACAAATACCTGCAGACGGGGCATAAACCAGAAGTAGGAGTTTTCCAACTTCCCAACAGGCATTCTCGGCATAATCGGTGAGCACACGGTGTCAACACTGCATCCTCAAATGCTTCAAGGCATATCGGACACTCTCCCTGTTCTCCTTTTTGTAATTCCTCCACAACCTCTTGTACATAAGCCCGTGAGGGCACATCTTTGTCTTCCCCTTCCAAGGCATTAGAGCTGCCTTTCAGGAAACGTTTGGCTAGCTTATTTAGATCTGAGTAATCTTGAGTATCACCTCGACTGGATGCATTAAAGCCATTCATCATTAATCAGTTTATAGTTGGTCTCTTTTAATAAAGATACATATGTAAAGAACTACATTATAGTGCCCTAGTCTCTGAAATTTGACGAtcgggaaaagaaaaagtaaaaaaaaaaatcattttcaataccTAATCGATAAAACAACTCTCAAATAAGTAGCTCAAGCAACTATCCACTTTTGCATACAAACATCACATTGTTCGCCATCATAAAGAAACAAGGGGCTGATTTAatttacttgaaaaaaaaatgtcatacAAACAAAGGAGAAAAGCCAAGGTCCATACCTCATTACAAGGAATGGATGATCACAGCATTGGCGAAGACGCAAAAGTAACTCCAATATAGAGGCATAATTATGAAGAACCCGTCCTTGTTCAACAAATTGGTCAAATTTCACCTGAAAAGATCCCATCAAAATGTTAcgcataaaataatttgagaagataaattgaaatttaaagaaacaGATAAACTTCAATCCTGAAACAGAAAATACCTTGGATCTTTTAAAGAGGGCCTCATAGAAGTCTTTCTCAGCTTCTGTGAGCTCACAGTAAATCACCTGCATGTCAGCCGGAGGGAGGACTAGAATTGGCCTGtgacaaataaaatgttaggcTCACAATATGCAAAAAGCTGAGATAGGATTGCTAATGGTGTACTTAGCTTGCACTCTCACCTGCCTTCTCTATCAGTGCTAGATTTTGTTCTCCTTAACATGATTGGCTTCAAAATAGACTGAACTAACTTTAAACCTCTCTCATCACCTTCCTCATATGGTTTTTGAATAAGTTTATTCCACCTATTCATAATGAACCATAAAGCGGACATATCTTAATCATGGTACGTCAATTCAAACAGAAATAGGAATGTAAAAGTAAAATCTGCAAAACTACAGGACCTATAAgtggaataaaaaattatccaatACTCAGAAGACctgttcaaaattttaaaatataaacaaataatgattaaaaaaaaaaaaaggtttccACTTGTGTGATCAGTAGTTCAGTGGAGGATGAGTAGATGTTGCATGCAATATGGTTCACAACACCAATCACTTGATCTGCTTTTAGGAAATACGTATGTACGAAGACACGTACACACACCACCACTATGAGTGGGACAGAAGAAGGGCAAGATTTCTTAAGTATAGTCCAGAAATGCTAGTTATCAACTGTGCTCAGGTGATTTGAGATTCCCCAAAAATCCAGCATCAACAAGAAAGTGACCTAGAAATACTTCATCTAAAACCCCCTCAAAACTTAGTCTTTTGATACCAGTTTCCTTTCCTCTCGGTAGGATAGTTTTAGCTCTCAGCCTACAGAAAAGAATTAGCTCCACAACCTCAAATGATTTGAAAGACAGCACCAAGAGCAATAATTGATTACAGTCCATACATAAgcgtaaatattttttaaaaaatgagcaAAAGCAACTATGAAGTTTATGCAAGCCAATATTCTAAATCTAATGCTTGTATTGTACGTGTTCCACAAAAAGAGAAGCAAAACTGACCATGCCCAGTTTCCCCAGGGTTCCACCCTTAAGAACCGAAGAAGACTGTAAATGTCCTCCAAGTTGTTCTGTCAAAAGATATATTACATATCAGTAAATATACAAGACCATGAAGTCAAAGATCTAATACCACATGAAAATTTACATAGGTTTCCTCAATATGAAAGCACTCAGTCAACATAAAGATGACTTgcagaagagaaaagaatcaACTTATTATCAAAAACAAGGCACGGACTTTCTGACAAACTATATAGTCCAAACTCCAAAGACTCAAGTTAAAAGGTGAACTTGTATACAGAAACCACAAGCACACAGGCATGTCAATTATCAGCACCacatataaaagaataaaagaataaaaatgaaggaaaagcAAACATAGAAACATCATAATGCTATCACTAGATGCACGGGAATGTCCATCTATAAGAAACCAAGTTTCATGAGGCCAGCCCTTGAAGCAGAAAACAACTGTCCCTCAAGGttgttcaatattttataagacCAAActcaattctttaaaaaaaaaaaaaaacccgaTCTAGAATAAAAGAGTCTGATTATGCAACCAATCTCAAATGCATTATGGGGCACAACAAAATAAGGTAAATGAACTTTAAGTGAAAATAACAGTATGcttcaaacataaaaaactGTACTTAGAAAACATTTAGAGATCAGGAAATCATCAAACAATTAAACTCAGTGATATAATCTAAAATATGGAAGAGGCCCATGGACTAATCAAGTAAACCGGCTTTGTGTTTAAGCAAAATAAGATGAAAATTTCCTTCAGGAATAGCATCTCCTGTCAGATTAAAAAATACTGGTCAGATGGCCCAAGCCACCTCCCTTAAACAGGGGGGCCTGGCAGAGAATTCAATCAGTAGCTTGACAGGGTGATGGTCTGAAAACTCCTGCTTTAGaagagtgatgaggaaaggGACAAGAACTCTCATGCAATAGTAAACAAATTACTCCCCATGTGcagaaaaaactaaaaattgttAGAGAACGGTTTCCTCTTTTCAGAAAAGACTTGACACTGCAGCAAATTGATATTCGTTTGTAAACAATCTGATTTAGGTTTTAACAGGAGGAAAGAAGCCCAaataagagaataaaataatttttaagtgaaaaaaaaaggttgaataaaaatttcaagtcaAAAGTGAGTCTGTATACCTGAATAGGAGTGCCTGTGAGACACCAGCGGTAATCAGCAACaagagcagcagcagcaatggAAACTTGGCTTTTAGATGATTTTATGGTGTGCGCCTCATCAAGAACAACTCTCAACCACTGAACCGAGTAAAGCCCACCATAGTCTTCGGAATTCTATAAAGTGAACAAGTAATGATAAGCAATTCCTTGATCAAACACCAAAATGATGTCAGAAAGTTCCAGCGATGTAAATCAAGAGTTTTTCAAACTACCTCTGATGAGAAATCTGAGGATAGTATTCCATACGTAGTAATTACAACATCACTCTGAGCTAAAACATTCACATCCCTTTGTCTAGTTTGTCCATAATGAACATGAACAGAGAGAGACCCAGCTTGTGCATGAGTTTCAATCTCAGCCTGATAACAAACAGAAATTTCCAGACTGAATATAAGAAATATAGAAACTCTCTATGAAGGAcaggaagaaatttttttaagctcATTAAATTACCCACTTTCAAGCAGTGCAAGAGAATGTGTGTAACCTAAATGGCAAAGCAAATACCTTCCACTGGCCCAGAAGAGTCATAGGACATATGATCAAAGTGCCACCATTTATAAGTGTATTAGCTTgctttatcaatttatcaatgCTCAAAGATTTTGGTTCTTTCTTCATGAGATTTGGCGATTGGTCTGAAATATCGTAGCCTTCAATGCCCCCATCAGAAGGCTGACTTGCTGACTGAATACCTGAAAGTCCACCTCTTTGTGAATGAGTGAGTAGGAGTGCTATGGTCATGACAGTCTTTCCGAGCCCCATTGCATCTGCCAGAATCTTCAAATGCATGGTCAAGTCAGTACATAGTAAGAATATGTCAATAACAGGTTGGTATTTGATTTTCAGTTAAAATTGGAGCATTTAAAGGCTTACTCCTCCTCTGGCCATTTGAAGAGTGCTTGGGAATTCTATCGTAGCCTCGCCAGAAAATGCATTTAAATAAACTACAAGCTCCCTCCTAGAATCATGAACACCCAATAAAAATCTAAtcacataataaataaataatatcaaattaaataaaatgataattcacCATACTCATCTAATAGGCGGTATGCCTCCCAACATGGGTGAAGAGTTGTTGCCGCCTCATCCAGGCATCGCCCCTTCTCCAACTGGACCATCCAATGAAGGGCCTGCTTTTGGTAGGGACGAAGTTCACACTTAAGAGTACTCGGCGGCACCATTTCCTAAAACATAGAAATTTCACAAGTAATTAAACCTGCCATAAGCATTTCCAATTCCACActataacatcattttcagACATCATAATACCTCTATCTCTGAGCTGTATCCAACGCCAACAATATTGTCAACGTCAGAATCTGAAATGGGCTCCACATCGTCAACATCATTTACTTTTGCAGACTGAACCTTAGACTTGTTGGCATGTAACAACGAGGCATGAAGGCCAGAACCATCCTGTCGATGTGAAATCAGGATCCAATctccatttttaaaaaaacataattgaAGGGGAAGAGGGTTTCGTATATACCTTTGAATCCAAAGGTCGTTTCCTTGTGTACAGGTCACTAGGAGTAAATTCTGCCTAAAGACAAACAAGCAATGCTGAATAAAAGAGTTTGCTAGAATTTTTCAGATAAGAAAGCGACTACGtaaaaatctttatttcaCCAGAAAGAACACAACAGCATTACAAAtcaataattcatatttagcCGTAGGCAACTGCATAATCCAATCAAAGGAACAGAATCCCAATAAGAAGGCTCAGAAATCAAAATTGCAAATCATCACCTTCTTGAAAGGAGTTATGCCAAGCAACCGGAACAAATTTGGAAGAGGATGACAAAGACTAACTGAATCCTCAGCTGAATTGCTACCTGCCTTAAGTGAGGTTGCATGGTGCTTACGGAACATAGAACTATTGATATACACtctgagagaaaaaaaattcgaaTTCATCAACTATGTTACACAACTCcaaaagaggggaaaaaaacacTTATATCAGTAAACAGTgcaaaaatatatcaaacGCTCAAGTGAAAGCACAGCCACTTGATTTAGTCTGTTGACAAATGCtaataacagaaaataaattatcgtTTGCATAAACTCTTCAAAATCAATACCTTATTGACAAAACAATGGTATCCATAATGCCCAGAACTTCAGGAGCAGACTTGCAACACCCAAGAATTTCAACCTTCTTGTCCCTCACCAATGGTAATAAACACCGAGACCACTCATGAGGTATTCGACCAATCTGTCACAACCCCAAAAAATCATTACCcaataaataatcaaacaaaacatattttgTTCCAAATTACATCAAACTCCGCAGACAGCCCATTTGGCaaccaaacattttaaaaaattactttattttcacATCGAAATACAGAAAGTTAGCCAagcatttttttcaaatagcatgaaaatgtCATACACAGTCCAACTTCAAGGCAAATTCTTATCTTGGTTCACATTCTATTCACTTACTTCTCCAGCATCCTTGGTCGAAAATCTCACGATCTCCGAACAGGGCACCACTGCTTGCCTCGCCCTCACAAAGCTCTTACTTGGGAACTTAGAACTCAAACTATTAAAACTCTTCAACGGGAATGTGAACGTTACTTCATCCCCACGCCTCAATTTTCTCCCTTTACTCGTGGACATTGCCGGCACGTCACCCCACCCCACGAACCACCACTCGCTCCCTTCACTGTAACCTTCAGCAATGGCCTCAGCTAATGTACCATTTTCGCTAGAAGCACGGATCTCGTTTTCCTTACTGATTATCAGCTTCCGTCTTGCAGCCAATGGCTTAATCTCAGGGGTTTTGAAATTGGGAGTGTCGAAGATGATGTTGATGGCGGCAGCGGGGTCGTGATTGGCCATGTGTAGGGCCCTGATTATGTCCATATTGGAGAATTCCGGGCCCACGACCGATCGGACAGTGGACAACACTTCGTCGGTAACTTTGGTTCCCATTTGattaacaataacaaaaccCTAACCCTAATTTGAAATTCAGTGTGCGCATTCAATTGAAACGGCGCGTTTAGGGTATGCGGAAACTGTAATTTGTAAATGCGTgatgagagagaaagagtTCCGACGGAAGTGTGGGGCCCGGTGCTACGGAGAGCAGCGGTGCATGTTAGCGCGCGGTGGTTTCTTTGAGAACGAGCGACCGGACTTTGAAAATGGAACGGCGGTgtggaaataattaaataatatcaaGGGGGAGGGAGTGAGTGATTGTTACCGTGGCGCGTCTAATTCccgccatttttttttcttttttttttcgaaaggggccaaaaaaattatacgtGAAATGTGAACAGAATATCAAAAAGGGGCAAAATTATGTTGCAACAGAGGTACGGTATTacaattgtaattaattattggatCTATAATTATAcagttatattaataaaatcaaatgattGAAAGCAACAATAATACCGTACTACTGCTACAACATAGCTGGACCCGTCAAAAAATAGGTGATGCGCTGCGATTATAGTTTTTACATGTGGGTGCTATACGGtattgtataatattattttaatataaatatattatattataataatattatataatatttggattatattgtattgctttttagttatattatatttgacaTTGTATTATACTGTATCATTTGTTGGtggttaatttaaattatatatttaaaagataatatttattaatatttaaaaaaaattaaatatagaaatcttaaattttaaaaatttaatataatttttttagtttaaatattaaaaacatcaTAATTCTTCGCTAAATTGAAGTTCATGGTCtgtcaaataatatttatttttttaatattttctaaatatataacttgtcaaacaaaaatcaaaataaataatttaataaaataatattacaacataaataaataaataaaatatataaaattaataaaataaaaataatacaagacataagataattacaaaataataagggatcaaataattgtaatatagTGACCAACAAAATAGTTTGCGCTAACTAATCCAAGTAATACTCCTTCGTCcaataaaacaacatttgCCAGTACCCTTTTTCCTATCTTTCTCCTTTAAAAgccttttttttgttgtattactttttctttcttttgcttttcctttcttttcctctgttttctttttcgttctttttctttgcctttgtttcctttttttctgtctttttcttttcctctgcttttttcttcatttttcttataagtTCCCTTTGGGTGATTTGCCGGAGAGTTGTGTGGCTTTGATTATTGGGTCTTCGAGATCGCCTTCGATGATTTTGGCACCTGGGTTCTTTTTGCATACCTTGGTGGCCGATGCCACAAAATGCGAAGAATATGGCTATTTTCCGACGCTTGtatagctttttttttatggtggAATCGGCGCCTGCGGCGGCAGGGTCGCTTTCGTCGTCGGAGATGGTGGTTGTGGACATCTACTTCTTGTTGTGGACATTTCTCCTCCGtcttcttcaattttcttttttttcctttttttctccttCTAATGCAGTGAGGCGTAATTATGACACCCAGGAGTTTTTTTTTGCGGCATTTGGTGTATTATAACAGTAATTTTATGTGATCTAATACAGAGTTAATTTTGGtcaaacataatattatattaatttgatacAATACATTATTATAATGTAGTGTAATATTGGGTGCCGAATAcataaagatattattaatgaaattttattgatttttattaattatagaaccattcatgttttttttttcactttaatgttttctatcaaaatttttcattttctttaaatttgtcGACGAGGGGTgagaattttcatctttttcttatttttcatttagtcttctctcatttttctccacatattattattaattagagcTTTTTACCACCCTAACATGTAGTGACTGTTTTTGTCTTCATAAATCTATATTTATTGTAGGGTTAATTCACCCGAATCTTTGGTGGTtcgaaatttttatattgttatgcTTTGATAGCGGGTGTTTTTCTTGCCGTCAAAGGTCAGATCCGCAAAATGATGGGGTTCGGATTTGTTACTGCAGTGAATAGCTAAAGAGACGTCAAAAGGTTGTGTTTGAGAAtttgttggtttattttatgaaaacaGGTGACTGCTAGATTCCAAATTGACGACGAGTCGAGAAGCACAGCTCGAGCAGAAATGGGCCTGTATTTGCAAGACGCTCTCTAGACCGTTAACAGTACAAAGCctcaaaagaataatttaagggtctttgtttttgtttttaaacgGAATAatacagaaaagaaaatgaataatttgatattgaaACTATTAATTGAGATCTTTATTGTgtcataaaagaaatattttatgtcctaaaagattacaataaaTGAGCTAAGGATACATACTGAAGGGATAAATGACTAATAAGTAGCTAAATATTTGAAAGAGTACGAGTCGACTTGTACTGATAACTTACGTCcagtaaatttcaaaaactcaagttgaaaaaaaaatgtatattcaaGTGATATTTGAATAGAAAGATCATTCACACATTTCAAAGTAGAtctaatatcaaaattaaaaaaagaagaaggaaaaactTACTCTTGTAACACATACAGAAACTAATGTGGTAAGAATGTGACAATTTAAGCCAGAGATTGATtgtctatttttctttaattaaaccCAAAATACTAGTCTCTTGAATACTGATGGATAGGTCATAGGTGCCTTCAACAATGTTGAGGGTATTAGTTTAAATCCCACTAGACTGAATGTTTAATATTTCTCCCAtaaatgtgaataaaaatagacaaatatatattactaTTCTTGATATACTATAAGTTTGTAAATTATAGtttgtcaaaatttagaaCGAGGCATGTTTCCGTTTTTCACAACtaaaaaatatgcaaaattttattatgaaatacTCTATACTTAGGGCCCAATGGCCCATTTAGGATTGTTTTTTTGGAgtgttaaaaatgattttgaaaagttaaaacataattttagtatttagtaaatatttttcaaaatcattttttttttcaaaatcacttcaTTCATTCTACGGtacattttgaaaagtaagaaAGGCATGACTtttcaaattctaatttttaaaattatttttatatttaatataattccaTTAATATCCtcgtatatattattaaaaatcaaaattattcttattatttagaaaataaaatcattaattataaagagattattttttatcaattatattgagataataaactaaaaaataatttaaaagtacaaatatttattttagttatcaattattatatatagaCAATAAAAAGTACgttatatacatgtttataaatgtgtaaataaattttattcaacattatatttaactcaatcatttgtatttttaaagcagtttaacaataaaatttaacaaatacaTATGactgcttttaaaattcactgtacttttaaaaataaattttatcaaatgttttacaaattctctttttagttGATTATTTATACAGTGCAGCTaaagacaattattttaaacgtTACAATATTACCAAATTGGCCCTTAATAAATCAGTAATTTATCACATTATAAttccattaaaataaaaaagttaaattattgcctaaaaaaattgtggaaTGACTTTACACATGCAGATTTGTTCTAAAACAATGATTTAATCTAACCTAATTTCGAATCAATCTAATTTAACCACACCAAAAATAGCAAACCAACAGATTCCCAGATCTACCCCCGAGAAAATGTACTGATCTATAAACCATAACAATATAAcatgttacaaataaaatagaaagtgGGTCCATTTATTCATtgcaaaaatagaaaaataaaataaaatgaagagaaattaaaataaactctcAACATATACGGCTAATTGTCAAAAAGTTTTACCcggagaaaataattttaggttattaattaatttcatgatCGTTCATGTACCATTTCAAATTGCGTAGCACAAGTGGCGaaatatattatcaaaatttatttcctatattttgaagaaattggCGGGTACCTCCtaacaaaaatgaataattttcccgccattttgtttatataatCTGTTCCATTTAGCTTATGTGAATGAATAAATATATCCAAATTTGCTTTACGTAAGTTTCAGCGAAAGAGCAGCTTAGAGCGTCACCCGGATCGGTAACGAACTCTGAGTTCACTCGCTACACAGCGAGTTGGTGTTCCGCTCCggatattatttaattttctttttaggaaTGCTTTATTAGTCGTTTCTCAAATACGTCGTTGACTCCTCTGTCGGAGAGGGTAAATCGTGTACAAGTGGACTTTTGTGAAATCAGTTTTGACCAAATGGTGTGGGCCCTACAATCTAATCCGACgtcaatatattttatttatcaagtttgattggatttatggttTTTGGTTAATcaaaggaaaggaaaaaaaaaaaaaaaacttgtgcCAAGTTACCCCATACTTCATTTTTAAAGTAGATCTTTCGTGCGTCATTCCACCTTTAGGCGAGTGGTTGGGTTGCTGTCCTCACAGTTTAAGCCcctataaaaatattgtgagaACTTAAgtctttctttaattatatcatttaatcaACTGGAGGTCAATATTCTCCCTTATAAATGTGAGAGGATTATACATCATTCTAATATTAGTGAGAGTAAAAATATAGATAGTGTTTTATAAgaatatatgtaaaataatcTCAATAATAGTCTCATTTATAGTCTGATTGTCATAGTAGATCTcatgcaaaataatatattttcaaattaatttttattaaattctattaaaatagGATCCAATAAATTCTGATACAATTATCAATAAACTTATCACCTGAcacaatacaaataaaatatcatgaaGACAAATAGGTTtaagttaataaatattttgatttttgatttttttaaaaccaatTATGTacataaattagaaaaataatggtTTATTTTTTGCCATTTAgatacaatattttaaaattattactatgTATAGTCAGTTTGGACAAGTCCAATTGTAGATTAGTGTTATGAAATGCATAAGTTTGAATCCTcatgagaaaattttatcttttcacaaaaatatgaaataataataaatttatccatAAATACACTAG
This window of the Citrus sinensis cultivar Valencia sweet orange chromosome 8, DVS_A1.0, whole genome shotgun sequence genome carries:
- the LOC102614855 gene encoding DNA repair protein RAD5A — its product is MGTKVTDEVLSTVRSVVGPEFSNMDIIRALHMANHDPAAAINIIFDTPNFKTPEIKPLAARRKLIISKENEIRASSENGTLAEAIAEGYSEGSEWWFVGWGDVPAMSTSKGRKLRRGDEVTFTFPLKSFNSLSSKFPSKSFVRARQAVVPCSEIVRFSTKDAGEIGRIPHEWSRCLLPLVRDKKVEILGCCKSAPEVLGIMDTIVLSIRVYINSSMFRKHHATSLKAGSNSAEDSVSLCHPLPNLFRLLGITPFKKAEFTPSDLYTRKRPLDSKDGSGLHASLLHANKSKVQSAKVNDVDDVEPISDSDVDNIVGVGYSSEIEEMVPPSTLKCELRPYQKQALHWMVQLEKGRCLDEAATTLHPCWEAYRLLDERELVVYLNAFSGEATIEFPSTLQMARGGILADAMGLGKTVMTIALLLTHSQRGGLSGIQSASQPSDGGIEGYDISDQSPNLMKKEPKSLSIDKLIKQANTLINGGTLIICPMTLLGQWKAEIETHAQAGSLSVHVHYGQTRQRDVNVLAQSDVVITTYGILSSDFSSENSEDYGGLYSVQWLRVVLDEAHTIKSSKSQVSIAAAALVADYRWCLTGTPIQNNLEDIYSLLRFLRVEPWGNWAWWNKLIQKPYEEGDERGLKLVQSILKPIMLRRTKSSTDREGRPILVLPPADMQVIYCELTEAEKDFYEALFKRSKVKFDQFVEQGRVLHNYASILELLLRLRQCCDHPFLVMSRGDTQDYSDLNKLAKRFLKGSSNALEGEDKDVPSRAYVQEVVEELQKGEQGECPICLEAFEDAVLTPCAHRLCRECLLGSWKTPTSGLCPVCRKTISRQDLITAPTGSRFQVDIEKNWVESTKIAVLLKELENLCLSGSKSILFSQWTAFLDLLQIPLSRNNIPFLRLDGTLNQQQREKVLKQFSEDNNIMVLLMSLKAGGVGINLTAASNAFVLDPWWNPAVEEQAVMRIHRIGQTKRVTIRRFIVKGTVEERMEAVQARKHRLIAGALTDQEVRSARIEELKMLFT